The following are encoded in a window of Bos javanicus breed banteng chromosome 12, ARS-OSU_banteng_1.0, whole genome shotgun sequence genomic DNA:
- the LOC133258557 gene encoding G-protein coupled receptor 183 encodes MDIKMDNFTTPSAASLESDCDLYAHHHTARILMPLHYSIVFIIGLVGNLLALIVIIQNRKKINSTTLYSTNLVISDILFTTALPTRIAYYALGFDWRIGDALCRITALVFYINTYAGVNFMTCLSIDRFFAVVHPLRYNKIKRIEHAKCICILVWILVFGQTLPLLINPMSKQEAERTTCMEYPNFEETKSLPWILLGACFIGYVLPLVIILICYSQICCKLFKTAKQNPLTEKSGVNKKALNTIIFIIVVFVVCFTPYHVAIIQHMIKKLRLPGLLECSQRHSFQISLHFTVCLMNFNCCMDPFIYFFACKGYKRKVMKMLKRQVSVSISSAVRSAPEENSREMTETQMMIHSKSLNGK; translated from the coding sequence ATGGATATAAAAATGGACAATTTTACGACACCCTCTGCAGCTTCTCTGGAAAGCGACTGTGATCTCTATGCCCACCACCATACAGCCAGGATCCTCATGCCACTGCATTACAGCATCGTCTTCATAATTGGGCTTGTGGGAAACTTACTGGCCTTGATTGTCATtattcaaaacaggaaaaaaatcaactctACCACTCTCTATTCAACCAACTTGGTGATTTCAGATATACTTTTTACCACGGCTCTGCCTACACGGATAGCCTACTATGCGCTGGGCTTTGACTGGAGAATCGGCGATGCCCTGTGTAGGATAACCGCGCTTGTGTTTTACATCAACACATACGCAGGTGTGAACTTCATGACCTGCCTGAGCATTGACCGGTTCTTTGCTGTGGTGCACCCCCTGCGGTACAATAAGATAAAAAGAATTGAACATGCAAAATGCATCTGCATATTGGTCTGGATTCTGGTATTTGGTCAAACACTCCCACTACTCATAAACCCTATGTCAAAACAGGAGGCTGAAAGGACTACGTGCATGGAATATCCAAACTTCGAGGAAACCAAATCCCTCCCCTGGATTCTGCTTGGTGCCTGTTTCATAGGATACGTACTTCCGCTTGTCATTATTCTTATCTGCTATTCTCAAATCTGTTGCAAGCTCTTTAAAACTGCCAAACAGAACCCGCTAACTGAGAAATCTGGGGTCAACAAAAAGGCTCTcaacacaattatttttataattgttgtGTTTGTTGTATGTTTCACGCCTTATCATGTTGCAATTATTCAACACATGATCAAGAAGCTTCGTCTTCCCGGTCTCCTGGAATGTAGCCAAAGACATTCATTCCAGATATCTCTGCACTTTACAGTATGTCTGATGAACTTCAACTGCTGCATGGacccttttatatatttttttgcatgtAAAGGGTACAAGAGAAAGGTCATGAAGATGTTGAAACGTCAAGTCAGTGTATCAATTTCCAGTGCTGTGAGGTCAGCCCCTGAAGAAAACTCACGTGAAATGACAGAAACTCAAATGATGATACATTCCAAGTCTTTAAatggaaagtaa